A portion of the Juglans microcarpa x Juglans regia isolate MS1-56 chromosome 1D, Jm3101_v1.0, whole genome shotgun sequence genome contains these proteins:
- the LOC121252373 gene encoding uncharacterized protein At4g14342 isoform X3 — MQASDRFNINSQLEHLQAKYVGTGHADLNRFEWAVNIQRDSYASYVGHYPMLAYFAIAENESIGREHYNFMQLKA, encoded by the exons ATGCAG GCCAGCGACAGGTTTAACATCAATTCCCAGCTTGAGCACCTTCAAGCTAAATATGTCGGTACTGGGCATGCAGATTTGAATAGATT TGAGTGGGCAGTGAACATTCAACGAGATAGCTATGCATCATACGTTGGCCATTACCCCATGCTAGCGTACTTCGCTATTGCAGAAAATGAATCAATTGGGAGAGAGCACTACAACTTCATGCAG TTGAAGGCCTAG
- the LOC121252373 gene encoding uncharacterized protein At4g14342 isoform X2 — protein sequence MQASDRFNINSQLEHLQAKYVGTGHADLNRFEWAVNIQRDSYASYVGHYPMLAYFAIAENESIGREHYNFMQKLKA from the exons ATGCAG GCCAGCGACAGGTTTAACATCAATTCCCAGCTTGAGCACCTTCAAGCTAAATATGTCGGTACTGGGCATGCAGATTTGAATAGATT TGAGTGGGCAGTGAACATTCAACGAGATAGCTATGCATCATACGTTGGCCATTACCCCATGCTAGCGTACTTCGCTATTGCAGAAAATGAATCAATTGGGAGAGAGCACTACAACTTCATGCAG AAGTTGAAGGCCTAG
- the LOC121252297 gene encoding putative pentatricopeptide repeat-containing protein At3g23330, whose product MSSPKTLLRTLLRNSTTIRTKSQAKQLHAHILTTKGTCSTHLSVLLSVYSNLNLLHELLLVFNTIHSPPALAWKSLIKCYTFHGFFHKSLASFIEMRAAGEHPDPHVFPSVLKSCTLMMDLKLGESLHACIIRLGMDFDLYTGNALMNMYSKFQSLGESGTLSGAPEVLDGMPEERGKGEGENVVVTVRELTGRIVTGELVDQGRMLYFDEKSKRQMGGGEVLNNYKNNSNSNQSSVRKIFDMMPKKDLVSWNTVIAGNAQNGMYEDALTIVREMGNDNMKPDSFTLSSVLPIFAEYVDVIKGKEIHGYAIRHGLDADLFVGSSLIDMYAKCTCVEDSCRLFNLLPWHDGISWNSIIAGCVQNGLFDEGLRFFRQMLKAKIKPMHVSFSSIMPACAHLTTLHLGKQLHGYIIRCGFDDNVFIASSLVDMYAKCGNIRIARWIFDKMELHDMVSWTAMIMGYALHGHAHDAISLFEQMEMEGVKPNDVAFVAVLTACSHAGLVDEAWKYFNSMTEDFGIAPGLEHYAAVADLLSRAGRLDEAYKFISDMHIGPTGSIWSTLLSACRVQKNVELAEKVAERIFRVDPENMGAYILLSNIYSSARRWKDVAKLRIFIRNKGMKKKPACSWIEVKNKVHAFVSGDKSHPYYDRINEALEVLLKQMEREGYVPDTKEVLHDVEEEQKKNLLCRHSERLAIAFGIISTPAGTTIRVTKNIRVCVDCHTATKFISKIVGREIIVRDNSRFHHFKDGKCSCGDYW is encoded by the coding sequence ATGTCTTCCCCCAAAACCCTGCTCAGAACCCTCCTCAGAAATTCCACAACGATCAGAACCAAGTCCCAGGCCAAACAGCTTCACGCCCATATCCTCACAACCAAAGGCACATGTTCCACTCACTTGTCTGTCCTCTTATCGGTATACTCAAACCTTAACCTCTTGCATGAGTTACTGCTGGTCTTCAACACCATTCACTCCCCTCCTGCTCTTGCTTGGAAGTCACTCATCAAATGTTACACTTTCCATGGCTTTTTTCACAAATCCTTGGCTTCTTTCATAGAAATGAGGGCTGCTGGTGAGCACCCGGACCCCCATGTGTTCCCTTCTGTGCTGAAATCTTGCACATTGATGATGGACTTGAAGTTAGGCGAGTCGCTACACGCCTGCATTATAAGGCTCGGTATGGATTTCGATTTGTATACGGGCAATGCGCTTATGAATATGTACTCAAAATTTCAGAGCTTGGGTGAGAGTGGGACGCTGTCTGGTGCGCCCGAAGTGCTTGATGGAATGCCTGAGGAACGGGGAAAAGGCGAAGGTGAAAATGTTGTGGTTACTGTTAGGGAATTGACTGGAAGAATTGTGACTGGGGAGTTAGTAGACCAAGGACGCATGCTATACTTTGATGAGAAATCAAAGAGACAGATGGGTGGTGGTGAggttttgaataattataagaataatagtAACTCGAATCAAAGCAGTGTGAGAAAGATATTTGATATGATGCCAAAAAAGGATCTTGTTTCTTGGAATACAGTGATTGCAGGAAATGCACAAAATGGAATGTATGAAGATGCTTTAACAATAGTCAGGGAGATGGGGAATGACAACATGAAGCCGGATTCCTTCACTTTGTCAAGTGTCCTTCCTATCTTTGCAGAATATGTGGATGTTATTAAGGGAAAGGAAATACATGGGTATGCCATCAGACATGGGTTGGATGCGGATTTATTTGTTGGAAGTAGCTTAATTGACATGTATGCAAAGTGTACTTGCGTGGAAGATTCATGCCGGCTGTTCAATCTCTTACCTTGGCACGATGGCATCTCATGGAACTCTATAATTGCAGGGTGTGTGCAAAATGGTCTGTTTGATGAAGGTCTGAGATTCTTTCGACAGATGTTGAAGGCTAAAATCAAGCCGATGCATGTTTCCTTTTCAAGTATCATGCCAGCTTGTGCTCACTTGACGACCCTACATTTGGGGAAGCAGCTACATGGATATATAATTAGGTGTGGATTTGATGATAATGTGTTTATAGCTAGCTCCCTTGTTGACATGTATGCCAAATGTGGGAACATTAGGATAGCTAGATGGATTTTTGATAAGATGGAGCTACATGACATGGTGTCATGGACTGCCATGATCATGGGATATGCTTTGCATGGGCATGCCCATGATGCCATTTCCTTATTTGAGCAGATGGAAATGGAGGGAGTAAAACCAAATGATGTGGCTTTTGTGGCTGTGTTGACTGCCTGCAGCCATGCTGGATTGGTAGATGAAGCTTGGAAATATTTCAATAGTATGACAGAGGATTTTGGAATTGCTCCTGGCTTGGAGCACTATGCTGCTGTTGCAGACCTTCTGAGTCGGGCAGGAAGGCTGGATGAAGCTTACAAGTTTATATCCGACATGCATATAGGACCAACAGGGAGCATATGGTCAACACTTTTGTCAGCTTGTAGAGTTCAGAAGAATGTTGAATTGGCAGAAAAGGTGGCTGAGAGAATATTCAGGGTTGATCCGGAGAATATGGGAGCTTACATTCTATTGTCAAACATATATTCTTCTGCCAGGAGATGGAAAGATGTAGCGAAGTTGAGAATCTTCATTAGAAATAAGGGCATGAAAAAGAAACCAGCTTGCAGCTGGATCGAAGTTAAGAACAAGGTGCATGCTTTTGTGTCCGGAGATAAATCCCATCCATATTATGACAGAATAAACGAGGCCCTGGAAGTTTTACTAAAGCAGATGGAGCGAGAAGGGTATGTTCCCGACACAAAGGAGGTGCTCCATGATGTTGAAGAGGAGCAGAAGAAAAACTTACTTTGTAGACACAGTGAAAGGCTCGCTATAGCATTCGGCATCATTAGCACTCCTGCGGGAACAACAATTCGAGTAACAAAGAACATTCGTGTCTGCGTGGACTGCCACACAGCAACCAAGTTTATATCAAAGATTGTGGGGAGAGAGATCATTGTGAGGGATAATAGCCGATTTCACCATTTCAAGGATGGAAAGTGCTCTTGTGGTGATTATTGGTGA
- the LOC121252373 gene encoding uncharacterized protein At4g14342 isoform X4, with protein sequence MQASDRFNINSQLEHLQAKYVGTGHADLNRFEWAVNIQRDSYASYVGHYPMLAYFAIAENESIGREHYNFMQI encoded by the exons ATGCAG GCCAGCGACAGGTTTAACATCAATTCCCAGCTTGAGCACCTTCAAGCTAAATATGTCGGTACTGGGCATGCAGATTTGAATAGATT TGAGTGGGCAGTGAACATTCAACGAGATAGCTATGCATCATACGTTGGCCATTACCCCATGCTAGCGTACTTCGCTATTGCAGAAAATGAATCAATTGGGAGAGAGCACTACAACTTCATGCAG ATCTGA
- the LOC121252373 gene encoding uncharacterized protein At4g14342 isoform X1, with amino-acid sequence MQASDRFNINSQLEHLQAKYVGTGHADLNRFEWAVNIQRDSYASYVGHYPMLAYFAIAENESIGREHYNFMQKMLLPCGLPPEREDD; translated from the exons ATGCAG GCCAGCGACAGGTTTAACATCAATTCCCAGCTTGAGCACCTTCAAGCTAAATATGTCGGTACTGGGCATGCAGATTTGAATAGATT TGAGTGGGCAGTGAACATTCAACGAGATAGCTATGCATCATACGTTGGCCATTACCCCATGCTAGCGTACTTCGCTATTGCAGAAAATGAATCAATTGGGAGAGAGCACTACAACTTCATGCAG AAAATGCTTTTGCCTTGTGGTCTCCCCCCTGAAAGAGAAGACGATTGA